The following coding sequences lie in one Candidatus Eremiobacterota bacterium genomic window:
- a CDS encoding endo alpha-1,4 polygalactosaminidase, whose amino-acid sequence MTNLRLLHSVVLALPAVFLAACAGQTLPAAPSAATASNSGASASTPLAPANDAAMPAGSQWKPTAGETFQYQITGKTIDTSVSADIYDIDGFDQQASAVAALHKMGRHVICYIDVGTWENWRPDAKDFPKGVLGNHDGHWPGERWLDIRQLSVLEPIMTKRFEMCKQKGFDGVDPDNIDGYTNKTGFPLTAKDQLAYDQWFASEIHSLGMLVGQKNDPGQNDDLSSHFDFAVDEQCWIQHWCQKMNVYSNSNRLVVDVEYGVALQRFQTETCPEAATNHDTAILKKLNLGSWIVTCQSSH is encoded by the coding sequence ATGACGAATCTACGCCTTCTCCACTCCGTCGTGCTTGCTCTGCCTGCAGTATTCTTGGCTGCGTGCGCGGGGCAGACACTCCCTGCGGCGCCGAGCGCAGCCACCGCTTCCAACTCCGGCGCGTCGGCTTCCACACCTCTCGCGCCCGCGAACGATGCGGCTATGCCGGCGGGCTCGCAGTGGAAACCCACCGCGGGCGAAACGTTCCAGTATCAGATTACCGGAAAAACCATCGATACCAGCGTTTCTGCCGACATCTACGACATCGACGGCTTCGATCAGCAAGCATCGGCGGTAGCTGCGCTGCACAAGATGGGACGCCATGTGATCTGCTACATCGACGTCGGCACGTGGGAGAACTGGCGACCCGATGCCAAAGATTTCCCCAAGGGCGTTTTGGGGAATCACGATGGGCACTGGCCGGGCGAGCGATGGCTGGACATTCGTCAGCTTTCGGTGCTCGAGCCGATCATGACCAAACGTTTCGAAATGTGCAAGCAGAAGGGTTTCGACGGCGTCGATCCCGACAACATCGACGGCTACACCAATAAGACCGGCTTCCCCCTCACGGCCAAGGATCAGCTCGCATACGATCAGTGGTTCGCAAGCGAGATTCACAGCCTCGGGATGCTTGTCGGCCAAAAGAACGATCCGGGACAAAACGACGACCTGAGTTCGCACTTCGATTTCGCGGTCGACGAGCAATGCTGGATCCAGCATTGGTGTCAAAAGATGAACGTCTACAGTAATTCAAACCGACTCGTCGTTGACGTCGAGTACGGCGTCGCCCTACAGCGCTTTCAAACCGAAACCTGCCCCGAAGCCGCGACGAATCACGACACGGCGATTCTCAAAAAGCTCAACCTAGGCTCGTGGATCGTTACCTGTCAATCATCCCACTAG
- a CDS encoding DUF4097 family beta strand repeat protein, which produces MHQHRIFLRAAGLLLPAATLIGCTPSSPPFATTVGILHRGMTMSVRIESGTVNAFQPANGQRRDLFTIAATAARGTTPPPPRMRVAPLGIVVRAGTLAALLVRVPEGVNLVVDSRRGNVNVTDITGDVRILAQQGNVDVKVPGYAQAAVGTGSLAVMMGATTWPGTLHFSIQHGDVELWISAKAAFAVHLHTDDGTLFTDFGLRGTSAGNAETIDGAVNGGSPSRIDVEAAAGSIRLLRLQPQP; this is translated from the coding sequence GTGCACCAACATAGGATTTTCCTGAGAGCTGCGGGCCTTCTTCTACCGGCGGCGACATTGATCGGCTGCACCCCATCGTCGCCGCCCTTTGCCACGACCGTTGGAATCTTGCATCGCGGGATGACGATGTCGGTGCGAATCGAGTCGGGAACCGTGAACGCGTTTCAGCCCGCGAACGGGCAACGTCGCGATCTGTTTACGATTGCCGCAACTGCCGCGCGCGGGACGACGCCGCCTCCGCCACGCATGCGCGTCGCTCCATTGGGCATCGTCGTCCGCGCCGGAACACTCGCAGCCTTATTAGTGCGCGTCCCCGAAGGTGTGAATCTCGTCGTTGATTCGCGTCGTGGCAACGTCAACGTCACGGATATCACCGGAGACGTTCGGATCCTCGCCCAGCAAGGGAATGTCGACGTGAAGGTCCCCGGCTACGCGCAGGCGGCGGTCGGTACGGGCAGCCTAGCGGTCATGATGGGTGCGACGACGTGGCCGGGAACGCTGCATTTTTCGATTCAACATGGTGACGTCGAACTGTGGATCAGCGCAAAGGCCGCGTTCGCCGTGCACCTTCACACCGACGACGGCACCCTTTTCACCGATTTTGGATTGCGGGGAACGTCGGCCGGGAATGCGGAAACGATCGACGGCGCTGTCAATGGCGGTTCGCCCTCGCGCATCGACGTAGAAGCAGCGGCGGGTTCGATTCGACTCTTGCGGTTACAACCGCAGCCGTGA
- a CDS encoding 2-dehydropantoate 2-reductase, with protein MRIGIIGAGAMGTLFGYHLASCCEVTMLDDNPTVASTVERDGLRVNDGSPRRVGIARRARDLYGSKMLFLFVKAVDTLRALRAFAGELDPSAPVISLQNGVGNEDAIKTALGGAVPVIVGITTESSQTVGPGHVRSSQQGNTIIGTTTASPTTARTVAELLTRSGLRASVVYDIRPHLWGKLIANASVNALSALLDCDAGEIPRDPNAARLAEALAEETASVAAALKINLPFVNPWQYVTEVIALGADAKSSMAYDLESGHPSEIDHINGAVVASGRRTGTPTPYNEAMVWLVKAKAALLSRLRL; from the coding sequence ATGCGCATCGGCATTATCGGCGCCGGCGCGATGGGCACCCTCTTCGGCTATCATTTGGCCTCGTGTTGCGAGGTGACCATGCTCGACGATAATCCGACCGTCGCGTCCACGGTCGAACGCGATGGTCTACGCGTTAATGATGGTTCGCCGCGCCGCGTCGGCATCGCCCGGCGGGCGCGTGACTTGTATGGTTCGAAGATGCTTTTTCTCTTCGTTAAGGCGGTCGACACGTTGCGCGCGCTGCGGGCGTTTGCCGGGGAGCTCGACCCATCGGCGCCGGTCATTTCGCTCCAGAACGGGGTCGGCAACGAGGACGCAATCAAAACGGCGCTCGGGGGAGCGGTTCCCGTCATCGTCGGTATCACGACGGAATCTTCCCAGACGGTTGGGCCCGGCCACGTGCGCAGTTCGCAACAGGGCAACACGATTATCGGAACCACGACCGCCTCTCCGACGACGGCGCGCACGGTAGCAGAACTGCTCACGCGCAGCGGACTGCGCGCGTCGGTCGTCTACGACATTCGGCCGCACCTCTGGGGAAAACTCATCGCCAACGCCTCCGTGAACGCCCTCTCCGCGCTGCTCGACTGTGACGCCGGTGAAATACCGCGCGATCCCAATGCCGCGCGCCTGGCCGAAGCTTTGGCCGAAGAGACCGCGAGCGTCGCCGCCGCATTGAAAATCAATTTGCCTTTCGTCAATCCGTGGCAGTACGTGACCGAAGTTATCGCGCTGGGCGCCGACGCGAAGAGTTCGATGGCCTACGATCTGGAGTCCGGCCATCCTAGCGAGATCGATCACATTAACGGAGCGGTGGTGGCGTCTGGGCGGCGCACTGGGACGCCGACACCGTATAACGAGGCGATGGTATGGCTAGTAAAAGCGAAAGCGGCGCTGCTGTCACGGCTGCGGTTGTAA
- a CDS encoding MCE family protein, producing the protein MTRQAQVGAFAIVALLLLFGIFYVVTDFGTRHTGYRIGVHFQSAAGLTTGAVVYFSGVDVGSVDSVVLLADNTVDVILAVNRDVDIPAASKFLIQSSLTGSPSLIIFPPQQKPPLALLPRQVLPIADQPQGINGASVADLLVQGQGELKRFDTVMALVEKRTPKLLDTLQTTLNNANDLTLSTKASLDRLSGELLALGGNLQGTLGAASANIVQLSATLNSSATVDSKKVGALLDQFQSTATALNRSMTALQSFATDPRLKANIMATTQNIADTTQTLALLAKDLRTVTGDPQTQAQLRSTIANLDAVMQRADSLLGELGGKSSVYGVDAGATPAPMTVPSGSPYPSVPQTHASPAVNGISPELRSRLQGKLATLAQNLVAVQVRLSGLSPQQNPGLNPVLTSSRGPLGDINLLLLPHSSTSVMVGANAIGNNTTWNAVLEKNQGSFHVGGGVLYSQVGVLGQYAPLHGLGFETRIYDLTYPMVDLYGNLHLSPSAELFFGQRDVTHASRRNTFGFQYQF; encoded by the coding sequence ATGACCAGGCAAGCACAAGTAGGCGCATTCGCGATCGTCGCACTGCTTCTGCTCTTTGGAATCTTTTACGTCGTGACGGATTTCGGCACCCGGCACACCGGTTATCGCATAGGCGTGCACTTTCAGTCGGCGGCCGGGCTGACCACGGGTGCCGTGGTCTATTTCAGCGGCGTCGATGTCGGCTCGGTCGATTCGGTCGTTTTGCTCGCCGATAATACCGTCGACGTCATCTTGGCCGTCAATCGCGACGTGGACATTCCGGCCGCGTCGAAATTCCTCATCCAATCGTCGCTGACCGGCTCGCCGTCGCTCATCATCTTTCCGCCGCAGCAGAAGCCGCCGCTCGCGCTGCTTCCGCGGCAAGTCTTGCCGATCGCCGACCAGCCCCAAGGCATCAACGGCGCATCGGTCGCCGATCTACTCGTTCAAGGACAAGGTGAACTCAAGCGTTTCGACACGGTCATGGCTCTGGTCGAAAAACGCACGCCGAAACTGCTCGATACCTTGCAGACGACGCTCAACAATGCCAACGACCTGACGCTCTCGACAAAAGCGTCGCTCGATCGCCTCTCCGGTGAGCTGCTCGCCCTCGGCGGCAATTTGCAAGGTACGCTTGGCGCGGCGAGCGCCAATATCGTGCAGCTATCGGCGACGCTCAACAGTTCGGCGACGGTCGACTCGAAGAAGGTTGGGGCGCTCCTCGATCAATTTCAATCGACCGCGACGGCGCTGAATCGCTCGATGACGGCACTTCAGAGCTTCGCAACCGATCCCCGTCTCAAGGCCAATATCATGGCGACGACGCAGAACATCGCCGATACAACCCAAACGCTGGCCCTTCTGGCGAAAGACCTGCGTACGGTAACCGGGGATCCCCAAACGCAAGCGCAGCTTCGCAGCACGATCGCGAACCTCGACGCCGTCATGCAACGGGCGGACTCGCTTCTTGGTGAACTCGGCGGCAAGAGCAGCGTCTACGGGGTCGACGCCGGCGCAACGCCCGCGCCAATGACCGTGCCCAGCGGCTCCCCCTATCCAAGCGTTCCGCAAACCCATGCCTCACCCGCGGTTAACGGCATCTCGCCTGAACTGCGCTCGCGGCTGCAGGGCAAGCTCGCAACGCTTGCGCAGAATTTGGTTGCCGTGCAGGTACGTCTGAGCGGACTCTCGCCACAGCAAAACCCCGGTCTCAATCCGGTGCTCACCAGCAGTCGCGGCCCGCTGGGCGATATCAATCTGTTGCTGCTACCGCATAGCAGTACCAGCGTCATGGTCGGTGCAAACGCGATCGGCAACAATACCACCTGGAATGCCGTGCTGGAGAAGAACCAAGGATCCTTTCACGTTGGCGGTGGCGTTCTCTACTCGCAGGTCGGAGTGCTCGGTCAATACGCACCGCTGCACGGTCTTGGTTTCGAAACCCGCATCTACGATCTGACCTACCCGATGGTCGACCTCTACGGGAACCTCCACCTTTCGCCGAGCGCAGAACTCTTTTTCGGCCAGCGCGACGTCACGCATGCTTCGCGTCGCAACACTTTCGGGTTCCAGTACCAGTTTTAG
- a CDS encoding ATP-binding cassette domain-containing protein, with amino-acid sequence MEGVNLSFGERVVLENCNLDLVEGAITCIIGLSGAGKSTILRLLDGLLLPNAGHVYVRGQDICHMTEEQRNTVRQKISLSFQFSALLDSLTVGENVALPLREHSTLSDAEIRRAVMDALESVGLVDAYDNLPAELSGGMLKRAGFARAIVTRPELVLYDEPTTGLDPIVTNLITDTILKLRQKLKGTAVVISHDLPSIFAMADYVAMLFEGAIIAYDTATRIQNSRNPIVAQFLQGSEVGPIPI; translated from the coding sequence ATGGAGGGAGTCAACCTTTCGTTTGGCGAGCGCGTCGTGCTGGAGAATTGCAACCTCGACCTGGTCGAAGGGGCGATCACCTGTATCATCGGTCTTTCGGGAGCCGGTAAGTCGACGATTCTGCGTTTGCTCGACGGGCTTTTGCTCCCCAATGCCGGCCACGTCTACGTTCGCGGTCAGGATATCTGCCACATGACCGAGGAGCAACGCAACACCGTGCGCCAGAAAATAAGCCTGTCGTTTCAATTTTCGGCCTTGCTCGACAGCCTCACGGTCGGCGAGAACGTCGCGCTTCCGTTGCGCGAACACAGCACGCTATCGGACGCGGAGATCCGCCGCGCGGTCATGGATGCGCTCGAGAGCGTCGGACTGGTTGACGCGTACGATAATCTTCCCGCGGAACTCTCCGGTGGGATGCTCAAGCGCGCCGGATTCGCCCGGGCAATCGTCACGCGCCCCGAGCTCGTTCTCTACGACGAGCCCACCACGGGGCTCGACCCGATCGTCACCAATCTCATCACGGATACAATTCTCAAGCTGCGCCAGAAACTCAAGGGAACCGCCGTAGTCATCTCGCACGACCTGCCATCGATCTTTGCGATGGCCGACTACGTTGCAATGCTCTTCGAGGGCGCGATTATCGCTTACGATACGGCCACTCGCATCCAGAACTCACGAAACCCCATCGTCGCGCAGTTTCTGCAGGGGTCAGAAGTGGGTCCGATTCCGATCTAG
- a CDS encoding ABC transporter permease, producing the protein MARLRIRVGETVAQCAILGVQSVVIVMLTALFTGMVISLESAQQAVAYGFGSFVGGAVAYGSVRELGPMLTAVVVAGRVGSAIAAELGSMVVTEQIEALRSMGLQPARFLVVPRLLALLLMLPLLTIFADVVSIVGGMWIAQTYAHISYDSFISSVRQTIDFSDVIKGLVKAFVFAAIIALVGAYQGLSTRGGAAGVGQAVTGAVVLAIILIFASNFVLSFLFFG; encoded by the coding sequence ATGGCGCGCCTGCGCATCCGCGTTGGCGAAACCGTGGCGCAGTGTGCGATCCTTGGCGTGCAGTCCGTCGTCATCGTGATGCTTACCGCATTGTTCACCGGCATGGTCATCTCGCTCGAGTCCGCACAGCAGGCGGTGGCCTACGGTTTCGGCAGCTTCGTCGGCGGCGCGGTCGCCTACGGATCGGTTCGCGAGCTTGGCCCGATGCTGACCGCTGTCGTCGTCGCCGGACGCGTCGGCTCAGCCATTGCTGCGGAACTTGGATCGATGGTCGTGACCGAGCAGATCGAGGCCTTGCGCTCGATGGGCCTGCAGCCCGCGCGATTTTTGGTGGTACCGCGGCTCCTCGCGCTGCTCCTGATGCTGCCGCTTCTAACGATTTTTGCCGACGTTGTCTCGATTGTCGGGGGAATGTGGATTGCCCAGACCTACGCGCACATCTCGTACGACTCGTTCATTTCCTCGGTCCGGCAGACGATCGATTTCAGCGACGTGATCAAAGGATTGGTCAAAGCATTCGTCTTTGCAGCGATCATCGCGCTCGTTGGAGCCTACCAGGGGCTTTCAACCCGCGGCGGCGCGGCCGGCGTCGGTCAGGCGGTAACCGGTGCCGTCGTGCTGGCGATCATTCTCATCTTCGCGTCGAACTTCGTACTCTCGTTTCTGTTCTTCGGCTAG
- the rph gene encoding ribonuclease PH: MRSDGRRSDELRPVTIEPGFLKYAEGSALITLGNTKCICAASLEDRVPAWMKGRGVGWVTAEYAMLPRATHDRTQREAAKGRLGGRTQEIQRIIGRALRAVTDMAKLGERTVWLDCDVIQADGGTRTAAVTGAWVALALALRTRFDPSDRLRWPLSATVAAISVGIVGNQPLLDLAYDEDSRALVDMNVFMTDAGRFVELQGTAEASPFDRRDLDALLALAEGGIRGLFALQHAALDAPAHAV, encoded by the coding sequence ATCCGTTCGGACGGGCGGCGTTCCGACGAGCTTCGGCCGGTAACGATCGAGCCCGGCTTCCTCAAGTATGCGGAAGGCAGCGCGCTTATCACGCTCGGCAATACGAAGTGCATCTGCGCAGCATCGCTCGAAGACCGGGTCCCGGCCTGGATGAAGGGGCGTGGGGTCGGATGGGTCACCGCGGAGTACGCCATGCTGCCGCGCGCAACCCACGATCGCACGCAGCGGGAAGCGGCCAAGGGACGCTTGGGCGGCCGCACCCAGGAGATTCAGCGCATCATCGGGCGTGCATTGCGAGCCGTGACCGATATGGCCAAACTTGGCGAACGAACGGTCTGGCTCGATTGCGACGTCATTCAAGCCGACGGTGGGACCCGTACCGCAGCGGTCACCGGCGCATGGGTCGCGCTGGCGCTCGCACTGCGCACGCGCTTCGACCCATCAGATCGACTGCGATGGCCCCTGAGCGCGACGGTTGCGGCGATCAGCGTCGGCATCGTTGGCAATCAACCACTGCTCGATCTCGCGTACGACGAGGATAGTCGGGCCCTCGTCGATATGAACGTGTTCATGACCGATGCGGGTCGTTTTGTAGAGCTGCAAGGGACCGCCGAAGCGTCGCCCTTCGACCGGCGAGACCTCGACGCACTGCTCGCGTTGGCCGAGGGTGGAATCCGCGGGCTCTTCGCCTTGCAGCATGCCGCGCTCGACGCGCCCGCTCATGCCGTTTGA
- the glmS gene encoding glutamine--fructose-6-phosphate transaminase (isomerizing): MCGIVGYIGKRDSVPIIMDALARLEYRGYDSAGIAVIEPGGALAGSKAEGKLSRLAERLSNGHPLSGAVGIGHTRWATHGPPSDANAHPHLDCHGRIAVVHNGIIENYAALRTRLLELGHVFTSETDTEVLAHLIELHYDGDLAEAVRRTVHEVRGAYALGVISSDDPDHLVFARNGASPLVLGLGEGEMYVASDTPAILPYTRREVIMQEGEIAVVGRDGFQLSDYVGGRIERDPIAITWDATSAEKTGFKHFMLKEIFEQPHVIKETLRGRIDDAGRVRLGDELGAITRERLQGISKIAITGCGTAYHAGMVGMYLLRSLVRLPVEMELASEFRYGDPVIDPTALVIAMSQSGETADTIEAVRIAKAAGSGVLGISNVLGSHLTRLADGMLFTRGGPEIGVAATKTYVSQLIAMTLFALYLAHLRGSTDERRLREIADGTKLLPAAVDVVLNTSDEIRKVARELRKAQSVLFIGRYVNFPTALEGALKLKEISYIHAEGYPAGEMKHGPIALLDSTVPVIGIATEDRVREKMISNLMESKAREAPVIVVANRDDHELRSVSDHVFEVPKVDELLSPIVNVIPLQLLAYHIADIEGKDVDQPRNLAKTVTVE; this comes from the coding sequence ATGTGCGGAATCGTCGGCTACATCGGCAAGCGCGATAGCGTACCGATCATCATGGACGCGCTCGCGCGTCTGGAGTACCGGGGGTACGACAGCGCCGGTATCGCGGTCATCGAGCCGGGTGGGGCGCTGGCCGGTTCGAAGGCGGAGGGAAAGCTTTCACGGCTCGCCGAGCGCCTGAGCAACGGGCACCCGCTCTCCGGAGCGGTCGGCATCGGTCATACGCGCTGGGCGACGCACGGGCCGCCTTCCGACGCTAACGCCCATCCGCATCTCGATTGCCACGGCCGCATCGCGGTCGTCCACAACGGCATCATCGAAAACTACGCGGCATTGCGGACCCGGCTTCTCGAGCTAGGGCACGTCTTTACGAGCGAGACCGATACGGAGGTCCTCGCGCATCTGATCGAGCTGCACTACGACGGTGATCTCGCAGAAGCGGTGCGCCGAACGGTTCACGAGGTACGCGGCGCGTACGCACTCGGTGTGATCTCCAGCGACGATCCCGATCATCTCGTTTTTGCCCGCAACGGCGCGAGTCCGCTCGTGCTTGGCCTGGGCGAAGGCGAAATGTACGTCGCCTCCGACACGCCGGCGATTCTGCCCTATACGCGGCGTGAGGTTATCATGCAGGAAGGAGAGATCGCGGTCGTTGGTCGCGATGGATTTCAGCTCTCCGATTACGTTGGTGGGCGCATCGAGCGCGACCCGATTGCCATCACCTGGGACGCGACGTCGGCTGAGAAGACCGGCTTCAAGCATTTCATGCTCAAGGAAATCTTCGAACAACCGCACGTGATCAAGGAAACGCTCCGCGGGCGCATCGACGACGCCGGCCGCGTGCGCCTGGGGGACGAACTCGGCGCCATTACGCGGGAGCGATTGCAGGGCATCAGCAAGATTGCGATCACCGGATGCGGGACCGCCTACCACGCGGGAATGGTTGGGATGTATCTCTTGCGCTCCCTCGTGCGCCTGCCTGTCGAAATGGAGCTGGCCAGCGAGTTTCGTTACGGCGATCCGGTGATCGATCCGACAGCGCTGGTCATCGCAATGTCGCAGTCGGGCGAAACCGCCGACACGATCGAAGCCGTTCGCATCGCCAAGGCGGCCGGCTCTGGAGTGCTGGGCATCTCCAACGTGCTCGGGTCGCATCTCACCCGTCTGGCCGACGGAATGCTCTTCACGCGCGGCGGCCCGGAGATCGGCGTGGCCGCAACCAAGACCTACGTTTCGCAGCTCATCGCGATGACGCTCTTCGCGCTTTACCTCGCACATCTGCGAGGGAGCACCGATGAGCGTCGATTGCGCGAGATTGCCGACGGTACGAAGCTGCTGCCGGCCGCGGTCGACGTTGTCTTAAACACCTCCGACGAAATTCGCAAGGTCGCTCGCGAGCTTCGCAAAGCGCAAAGTGTCCTGTTCATAGGTCGCTACGTCAACTTTCCGACGGCGCTGGAGGGCGCGCTCAAACTCAAGGAGATCTCGTACATTCACGCCGAGGGCTACCCGGCGGGGGAAATGAAGCACGGCCCGATCGCGCTGCTCGATTCAACGGTTCCGGTGATCGGTATCGCCACCGAGGATCGCGTCCGCGAAAAGATGATCTCGAATTTGATGGAGTCCAAGGCCCGCGAAGCGCCGGTTATCGTCGTGGCCAATCGGGACGATCACGAACTCCGCAGCGTCAGCGATCACGTCTTTGAAGTTCCGAAGGTCGACGAGCTGCTCTCACCGATCGTCAACGTCATTCCGCTGCAGCTGCTCGCCTATCACATTGCCGATATCGAGGGCAAAGACGTCGACCAGCCGCGGAATCTCGCGAAGACGGTTACGGTCGAATAA
- the rpoZ gene encoding DNA-directed RNA polymerase subunit omega produces the protein MSKSVFGDLDALLTHADSKFSLVNVVTKRARQLNNWIRVQQLPASDRREYFASEPLVDSDTINPNKPVSIALDEIAEGKIHYRRTREGIK, from the coding sequence ATGAGCAAATCAGTATTCGGCGACCTCGATGCGCTTCTCACGCACGCCGACTCGAAGTTTAGCCTGGTCAATGTCGTCACGAAGCGCGCGCGTCAGTTGAATAATTGGATTCGCGTGCAACAGTTACCGGCCTCGGATCGTCGCGAATACTTCGCGAGCGAACCGCTTGTCGATAGCGATACCATTAATCCGAACAAGCCGGTTTCGATTGCGCTCGACGAGATCGCCGAGGGCAAAATTCACTACCGGCGGACACGCGAAGGCATCAAATAA
- the gmk gene encoding guanylate kinase encodes MITGPGLLFVVSGPSGAGKDTLVEALRAQRPALRYSVSTTTRPRRPEEREGEHYFFVSDREFDRLRQEGGLLEWREYNGNLYGTPRDYVERSLTEGYDLVMKPEVNGALAVKAAYRDAVLIFLVPDRFSNLRERLLARRTETNEEIARRLEIAQQELKFIRRFDYIVVNAQDRPQEAARDLDAILQAERFRIHRYPDDSIWRVESS; translated from the coding sequence TTGATCACGGGGCCGGGCCTGCTCTTCGTGGTATCGGGGCCCTCGGGAGCGGGAAAAGATACCCTCGTGGAGGCCCTGCGAGCGCAGCGGCCGGCCCTTCGATACTCGGTCTCGACGACGACGCGCCCGCGACGGCCCGAGGAACGAGAGGGAGAGCATTACTTCTTCGTCTCCGATCGCGAGTTCGACCGTCTCCGGCAAGAAGGCGGCCTTCTCGAGTGGCGCGAGTACAACGGCAACCTTTACGGGACGCCACGCGATTACGTGGAGCGCAGCTTGACCGAGGGCTACGACCTTGTCATGAAGCCCGAGGTCAACGGTGCACTGGCCGTGAAAGCGGCGTATCGGGACGCGGTACTGATTTTTTTGGTGCCGGACCGGTTCTCAAATCTGCGCGAGCGGCTACTCGCTCGCCGAACGGAAACGAACGAGGAAATTGCGCGGCGACTCGAGATCGCGCAGCAAGAGCTGAAGTTCATCCGAAGATTCGATTACATCGTCGTCAACGCGCAGGACCGCCCGCAGGAGGCAGCGCGCGACCTGGACGCCATCCTGCAGGCGGAGCGTTTTCGCATCCACCGTTATCCGGACGACTCGATTTGGCGCGTCGAGTCGTCGTAA
- a CDS encoding DUF814 domain-containing protein → MQTDWVLIGRLARELEERLRGSRVDDAGLLADGRVGIALRSRGARSLLAIDLFASAPLVTLEDGELGIGAEPGFVRTLARSLRSMIVENASARRNDRLLRLTFTARSRFGVGEHLELFLELVPRFGNIVLVKDSTIVAAYKEFAPSENSRRAVQVGSPYLLPPLPEHPRTLAVQPDGPALEYFARLRAEQTAQTGSRRAAQRREGMLKRLAQRQVKLEGELASLASKREEAQRREILRSQGDEIYATLHTLDANEREAAKERAAKLFVDYKKLAKSVPHIDERERDVRAGLEAVETLRWEAERASDDDLDGVETAVADLGPRRGKPSAIRPPKRKRALLEFRTLQGSRIVVGRSPVENAELTFRLARPGDLWFHAQRVPGAHVILARDDRTPAGDDEIVLAASLAAFHSRAKTAASVPVDYTLRKHVRKQRAAPPGLVWYTHAKTIVVEPWREARAERATIRS, encoded by the coding sequence ATGCAAACGGACTGGGTCCTCATTGGCCGGCTCGCGCGCGAGCTCGAGGAAAGGCTGCGCGGTTCGAGGGTCGATGATGCGGGGCTGCTTGCCGACGGGCGGGTTGGGATCGCGTTACGTAGCCGCGGCGCGCGCTCGCTCTTGGCGATCGATCTTTTTGCATCAGCGCCCCTGGTGACACTCGAGGACGGCGAGCTGGGAATCGGGGCGGAGCCCGGCTTCGTGCGGACGCTCGCCCGTTCGCTGCGAAGCATGATCGTTGAAAACGCCTCGGCGCGCCGCAACGATCGCCTGCTGCGCCTGACTTTTACCGCGCGCTCGCGCTTCGGTGTCGGCGAGCATCTCGAGCTCTTTCTGGAACTCGTCCCGCGTTTCGGCAACATTGTGCTCGTTAAAGATTCAACGATCGTCGCGGCATATAAGGAGTTCGCGCCCTCCGAAAATTCTCGCCGGGCGGTGCAGGTCGGGTCTCCGTATCTCTTGCCGCCATTGCCGGAGCACCCACGAACTCTGGCGGTGCAGCCCGACGGGCCGGCGTTGGAGTACTTCGCGCGACTGCGCGCGGAGCAAACGGCGCAGACCGGAAGCCGGCGCGCGGCCCAACGCCGCGAAGGCATGCTCAAGCGGCTCGCGCAGCGCCAAGTAAAACTCGAAGGCGAACTCGCATCCTTGGCCTCGAAGCGCGAAGAGGCGCAGCGGCGCGAGATTCTGCGAAGCCAGGGTGACGAAATCTATGCGACACTTCATACACTCGACGCGAACGAACGCGAAGCCGCCAAAGAGCGCGCCGCCAAGCTCTTCGTTGATTACAAGAAGCTCGCCAAAAGCGTACCACACATTGACGAGCGAGAACGTGACGTTCGTGCCGGCTTAGAAGCGGTGGAGACCCTGCGCTGGGAGGCCGAACGCGCCAGCGACGACGATCTCGACGGTGTCGAGACGGCCGTCGCGGATCTCGGCCCGAGGCGCGGCAAACCTAGTGCGATACGTCCGCCCAAACGCAAACGCGCGTTGCTGGAGTTTCGAACGCTTCAGGGGTCGCGTATCGTCGTCGGACGCTCTCCGGTTGAAAACGCGGAGCTTACGTTTCGCCTCGCTCGCCCCGGCGACTTGTGGTTTCACGCGCAACGCGTCCCGGGAGCGCACGTGATCCTCGCGCGCGACGATCGTACCCCAGCCGGCGACGACGAGATTGTACTTGCTGCGTCGCTCGCCGCGTTTCACTCGCGAGCAAAAACCGCGGCGTCGGTGCCGGTTGACTACACGCTACGCAAGCACGTTCGAAAGCAACGCGCCGCTCCGCCGGGATTGGTGTGGTACACGCATGCAAAGACAATCGTCGTCGAGCCCTGGAGGGAGGCGCGCGCGGAGCGGGCAACCATCCGTTCATAG